In Nocardioides sp. WS12, the DNA window CGGCCACCAGGTCGTCGTCGTGGTCTCGGCGATGGGGGACACGACGGACGACCTGATCGAGCTCGCCAACGAGGTCTCCCCGCTGCCGCCGGCCCGTGAGCTCGACATGCTGCTCACCGCCGGTGAGCGGATCTCGATGGCCGTGCTGGCCATGGCGATCCAGAGCGTCGGCCACGAGGCGCGGTCCTTCACCGGCTCGCAGGCGGGCGTCATCACCGACGCCGAGCACGGCCGGGCGAAGATCATCGACGTGACCCCGGGCCGGATCCAGGCCGCCATCGACGAAGGCGCGATCGCCATCGTCGCCGGCTTCCAGGGCGTCTCGCAGACCACCAAGGACATCACCACGCTGGGCCGTGGTGGCTCGGACACGACGGCGGTGGCCCTCGCGGTGGCGCTCAAGGCCGACGTGTGCGAGATCTACTCCGATGTCGACGGCATCTTCACCGCCGACCCGCGGATCGAGCCGCGCGCCCGCAAGGTGCCGCGCATCTCCTACGAGGAGACCCTCGAGATGGCCGCGCAGGGCGCCAAGATCCTGCACCTGCGGTGCGTCGAGTACGCGCGCCGCTACGACATGCCCATTCACGTCCGCTCGTCCTTCTCCGAGAAGGAGGGCACCTGGGTCGTCAAGGCCGAGGATGTTGCTCAGGAGGATTCCATGGAAGCCGCCATCATCACCGGTGTCGCCCACGACCGCAGCCAGGCCAAGATCACCGTGGTCGGCGTCCCCGACAAGCCGGGCGAGGCCGCGGCCCTGTTCCGCGCCGTCGCCGACGCGCAGATCAACATCGACATGATCGTCCAGAACGTCTCGGCCGCCGCAACGGGCCGCACGGACATCTCGTTCACGCTGCCCAGCGGTGAGGGCCAGACCGCGATGACCGCGCTGTCCCGCATCCAGGAGGCCGTCGGCTTCGAGAGCCTGCAGTACGACGACAGCGTCGGCAAGGTCTCCATCGTCGGTGCCGGCATGAGCTCCTCGCCGGGCATCTCCGCCCGCTTCTTCGAGGCGCTCTCCGAGGCCGGCGTGAACATCGAGATGATCTCCACCTCCGAGATCCGCGTCTCCGTCGTCGTCGCCGAGACGCAGGTCGAGGACGCCGTCAACGCCGCACACGCCACCTTCGAGCTGGGCTCGGACGAGATCGAGGCCGTCGTGTACGGCGGAACAGGACGCTGACTCATGGGTCTCA includes these proteins:
- a CDS encoding aspartate kinase, with translation MGIVVQKYGGSSVADAAGIKRVAQRIVSTKKAGHQVVVVVSAMGDTTDDLIELANEVSPLPPARELDMLLTAGERISMAVLAMAIQSVGHEARSFTGSQAGVITDAEHGRAKIIDVTPGRIQAAIDEGAIAIVAGFQGVSQTTKDITTLGRGGSDTTAVALAVALKADVCEIYSDVDGIFTADPRIEPRARKVPRISYEETLEMAAQGAKILHLRCVEYARRYDMPIHVRSSFSEKEGTWVVKAEDVAQEDSMEAAIITGVAHDRSQAKITVVGVPDKPGEAAALFRAVADAQINIDMIVQNVSAAATGRTDISFTLPSGEGQTAMTALSRIQEAVGFESLQYDDSVGKVSIVGAGMSSSPGISARFFEALSEAGVNIEMISTSEIRVSVVVAETQVEDAVNAAHATFELGSDEIEAVVYGGTGR